A window from Citrus sinensis cultivar Valencia sweet orange chromosome 5, DVS_A1.0, whole genome shotgun sequence encodes these proteins:
- the LOC102625705 gene encoding 7-deoxyloganetin glucosyltransferase-like: MASLIDTQRPRRPHAVCVPYPAQGHINPMFQLAKLLHHKGFHITFVNTEFNQRRLLKSQGPDSLNAVPTFRFETIPDGLPPSDSDATQDIPSLCDSTRRTCSAPFQELLTRLNNSALSNVNPPVTCIVSDWSMGFTLKASKQLNIPNVLFFTASACGFMGYVHYRHLVEKCIFPLKDLSYLTNGYMDSVIDWIPVMEGIQLKYLPSFIRSTDRDDIMVNFVITEIENTHNASALIFNTFDDLEPEVLKELSSIYPNIFTIGPLNQLVLNNEVSAHDSALSLIGSNLWREQPGCLEWLDSKEQNSVVYVNFGSITALTENQLVEFAWGLANSKRPFLWVIRPDIVNEATAVITQEFVEETKDRGMLASWCPQEQILSHPAVGGFLTHCGWNSTVESLCSGVAMLCWPFFAEQQTNCWFCQTKWGVGIEVNPRGDRVEIEKRVRELMEGESGKLMKEKALEWKLLAEKAAAGPNGSSYVNLDNLINDVLLTYPLSSYDNDREKMHN, encoded by the exons ATGGCTTCCTTAATCGATACACAACGCCCTCGTCGTCCTCATGCAGTTTGTGTTCCGTATCCAGCTCAAGGCCACATAAATCCCATGTTTCAACTGGCTAAATTACTACACCACAAAGGCTTTCACATCACTTTTGTTAACACAGAGTTCAACCAGCGACGCCTGCTAAAATCCCAAGGCCCCGACTCTCTCAACGCCGTCCCCACCTTCCGTTTTGAGACAATTCCCGACGGCCTCCCGCCGTCCGATTCCGACGCCACGCAAGATATCCCATCTCTCTGCGATTCCACCAGGAGAACCTGCTCTGCTCCATTTCAAGAGCTTCTAACTAGACTCAACAACTCTGCTTTGTCAAACGTTAATCCTCCTGTCACTTGCATAGTTTCTGACTGGTCCATGGGCTTCACTCTCAAAGCTTCTAAACAACTAAACATCCCCAACGTTCTTTTTTTCACGGCAAGCGCTTGTGGCTTCATGGGTTACGTGCACTATCGCCATTTAGTTGAAAAGTGTATATTCCCTCTCAAAG ATCTCAGTTATTTGACGAATGGGTACATGGACTCTGTTATTGATTGGATACCGGTCATGGAAGGGATACAATTGAAGTACTTGCCAAGTTTTATTAGAAGTACCGATCGAGATGATATCATGGTCAATTTTGTCATAACAGAAATTGAGAATACGCATAATGCCTCTGCACTCATTTTCAATACATTTGATGATTTAGAGCCTGAGGTTTTGAAAGAACTTTCTTCGATTTATCCTAATATCTTCACGATCGGTCCTCTTAATCAGCTAGTCCTCAACAATGAGGTTTCAGCTCACGACAGCGCGCTGAGTCTCATAGGGTCCAATTTATGGAGAGAACAGCCTGGGTGTTTGGAGTGGCTCGACTCGAAAGAGCAAAACTCAGTCGTTTATGTCAACTTCGGCAGTATCACTGCACTGACAGAAAATCAACTTGTTGAGTTCGCTTGGGGGCTTGCTAATAGTAAGCGGCCTTTCTTGTGGGTAATAAGGCCTGATATTGTCAATGAAGCAACAGCCGTTATTACACAAGAGTTCGTTGAAGAGACCAAAGATAGAGGTATGTTGGCAAGCTGGTGCCCGCAAGAACAGATATTAAGTCACCCGGCGGTGGGAGGATTTCTAACGCACTGTGGTTGGAACTCAACGGTTGAAAGCTTGTGCAGTGGTGTGGCTATGCTGTGCTGGCCGTTTTTCGCGGAGCAGCAGACCAACTGTTGGTTTTGCCAGACCAAGTGGGGTGTTGGCATTGAAGTCAATCCTCGTGGAGACAGAGTTGAAATAGAAAAGCGTGTAAGGGAATTGATGGAGGGAGAGAGTGGGAAACTAATGAAAGAGAAAGCGTTGGAGTGGAAATTATTAGCTGAAAAGGCCGCTGCCGGCCCTAACGGGTCATCTTATGTCAACTTGGACAATTTGATAAACGACGTTCTTCTTACTTATCCACTATCATCATACGATAATGATCGGGAAAAAATGCATAATTAA